A window of the Candidatus Brocadiaceae bacterium genome harbors these coding sequences:
- a CDS encoding hemerythrin domain-containing protein — MVKLDPIIESREDHRKIRDELFNLIDALQSKDIVTARKILDRINALVGPHFRYEEDALYPALRLFLGGYVDQLLKENEGVITTARSCSGLLNKKDILTSEEANQALKLARTLLIHVSNCDGLSIFSERLDKKIIDNLSKNLSVARMFDVPLLDWAEIIKKK; from the coding sequence ATGGTAAAGTTAGATCCCATCATAGAATCCAGAGAGGACCACAGAAAGATAAGGGATGAACTATTTAACTTAATTGACGCGTTACAATCAAAGGATATCGTTACGGCAAGAAAGATACTTGATAGAATAAATGCGCTTGTTGGCCCGCATTTTCGTTATGAAGAAGATGCACTTTATCCTGCTCTCCGCTTGTTTTTGGGAGGATATGTCGACCAGCTACTCAAGGAAAATGAAGGTGTCATCACTACAGCACGTTCCTGTTCCGGGTTATTAAATAAGAAAGATATCCTTACAAGTGAAGAGGCAAATCAAGCATTGAAGTTGGCAAGGACACTTTTAATTCACGTCTCAAACTGTGACGGCTTATCTATATTTTCTGAAAGGTTGGACAAAAAAATAATTGACAATTTAAGCAAAAATCTTTCTGTAGCAAGAATGTTCGATGTGCCTTTGTTAGACTGGGCTGAAATTATCAAAAAGAAATAA
- a CDS encoding aldo/keto reductase: protein MKFKKLTGQIKIPVIGLGTWAIGGKNEADTTQDNKNISAIKTAIQLGITFIDTAEAYAKGHTEELIGKAIQYFDRKSLFITSKVSPEHLKYNDLWQGCPPDKVLSRG from the coding sequence ATGAAATTCAAAAAATTAACAGGTCAAATAAAAATACCTGTTATCGGTCTCGGGACATGGGCTATTGGCGGAAAAAACGAAGCGGATACCACGCAGGATAATAAAAATATTTCTGCAATAAAGACGGCAATTCAACTGGGAATAACATTTATTGATACCGCAGAAGCGTATGCAAAAGGCCACACAGAAGAACTGATTGGAAAGGCGATTCAGTATTTCGATCGAAAAAGCCTGTTTATTACTTCGAAAGTTTCTCCTGAACACCTGAAATATAATGACCTTTGGCAGGGATGTCCGCCAGATAAAGTGTTGTCCCGGGGCTGA
- the recQ gene encoding DNA helicase RecQ: protein MYNTLQKFFGYTNFYPLQEDIIKEALNGRDAFVLMPTGGGKSLCYQLPALLLEGVTVVISPLIALMKDQVDGLIANGIPATFINSSLTSHETNSRKERLLHKEIKILYLAPERLFMTDFFVFLQKLDVSLFAIDESHCISEWGHDFRPEYRQLSLLKQTFPNTPVMALTATATPVVQNDILSQLKLTGCKVFTASFNRKNLFYAIRHKENAYHHIVQYITRKKNDSGIIYCQSRKTVESLASNLLSEGFRALPYHAGLSSEERTKNQERFIREDVDIIVATIAFGMGIDKSNVRYVIHYDLPKSIEGYYQETGRAGRDGIKSDCILFFSYGDKIKIEYFIKQKTDERERQLAFRQLRELIQYCEGAVCRRKLLLSYFGEHYEEQNCRSCDICLEPKEKIDATIQAQKILSCVYRVHERFGIHYIVDVLLGAKNQRILQNRHDTLTTFGIGKESAKSHWQTFIRELIQLDYLRMEGDTYPVLKLTEKSKPVLLKNEKVFLTRPEKVLEKRKDEGRREYDNILFELLKTVRKTIADRESVPPYIIFHDTSLKEMATQYPQNLQDLRSINGVGEQKLKKYGEAFLQNIIDYCKEHSIQPKQQHSTNYQQSPMKQMKTPTTQITLELCRQNLSIEEIAKKRGLAPSTIVTHLEKLMLEGEDISVDRFINQEKQQHIHAAFHKLGLTALTPVKELLGDDFSYEEIRLVRAKMQQSKIG from the coding sequence ATGTACAACACACTACAGAAATTTTTTGGTTATACAAATTTTTACCCGCTTCAGGAAGATATCATCAAGGAGGCATTGAACGGAAGGGATGCCTTCGTCCTCATGCCGACCGGAGGAGGAAAGTCGTTGTGTTATCAACTCCCTGCATTGCTACTGGAAGGGGTTACTGTCGTTATCTCTCCCCTGATTGCCTTAATGAAGGATCAGGTTGACGGATTAATCGCAAATGGCATTCCGGCAACATTTATCAACAGTTCACTCACTTCCCACGAAACGAATTCAAGGAAAGAACGCCTGTTACATAAGGAAATAAAGATTCTTTACCTGGCGCCGGAAAGACTTTTCATGACCGATTTTTTTGTATTTTTGCAGAAACTCGATGTATCCCTTTTTGCTATAGACGAATCACATTGCATTTCAGAATGGGGACATGATTTCCGTCCCGAGTACCGGCAGTTGAGCTTATTGAAACAAACATTTCCGAACACACCTGTTATGGCATTGACGGCTACTGCTACCCCTGTTGTCCAGAACGACATACTTTCCCAATTAAAACTAACCGGTTGTAAGGTATTTACGGCAAGCTTCAATAGAAAAAACCTGTTTTACGCAATAAGACACAAGGAAAACGCGTATCACCATATCGTCCAATACATAACAAGAAAAAAAAATGATTCGGGCATCATTTATTGCCAGAGCCGTAAGACCGTTGAAAGTCTTGCCTCAAACCTTCTTTCTGAGGGATTTCGGGCCCTTCCGTACCATGCGGGATTATCATCAGAGGAAAGAACGAAGAACCAGGAACGGTTTATACGGGAAGACGTTGATATTATTGTTGCCACTATTGCCTTTGGGATGGGTATTGACAAATCAAACGTACGGTACGTTATCCATTATGATTTGCCAAAGAGCATTGAGGGATATTATCAGGAAACCGGCAGAGCGGGAAGGGACGGCATAAAAAGTGATTGCATATTGTTTTTCAGCTATGGCGATAAGATAAAAATTGAATATTTCATTAAACAGAAAACGGACGAAAGAGAAAGGCAGCTGGCATTCCGACAATTGAGGGAGCTGATACAGTATTGCGAAGGCGCTGTGTGCCGGAGGAAATTATTACTCTCCTATTTTGGCGAACACTATGAAGAGCAGAATTGCAGAAGTTGCGATATCTGTCTGGAGCCAAAGGAAAAAATTGACGCCACTATTCAGGCGCAAAAAATACTATCATGCGTCTACAGGGTACATGAGCGATTTGGGATACATTATATTGTGGATGTGCTCCTCGGCGCCAAAAACCAGAGGATACTACAAAACCGGCATGATACCCTTACAACATTTGGCATCGGGAAAGAGTCTGCAAAATCCCACTGGCAAACATTTATTCGCGAACTGATCCAGCTGGACTATTTACGAATGGAGGGAGACACCTATCCCGTCTTAAAACTGACGGAAAAAAGCAAACCGGTGTTACTGAAAAACGAAAAGGTGTTTCTGACAAGGCCCGAAAAGGTATTGGAGAAACGGAAGGACGAAGGAAGGAGAGAGTATGATAATATCCTGTTTGAACTGTTGAAAACCGTAAGAAAGACGATTGCCGACCGGGAATCCGTACCCCCCTATATTATTTTCCATGACACCAGTTTAAAAGAAATGGCCACTCAGTATCCGCAAAATTTACAGGATTTACGATCTATCAACGGTGTAGGGGAACAAAAATTAAAAAAATACGGAGAAGCCTTTTTGCAGAACATTATCGATTATTGTAAGGAACACTCCATTCAACCGAAACAACAACACTCCACAAACTATCAGCAATCACCTATGAAACAAATGAAAACCCCTACCACACAGATTACTCTGGAACTCTGCAGACAAAATCTCAGTATAGAGGAAATCGCCAAAAAGAGAGGACTTGCGCCTTCAACGATTGTCACACACCTGGAGAAGTTGATGCTTGAGGGAGAAGACATCTCTGTAGACCGTTTTATCAACCAGGAAAAACAACAACACATTCACGCTGCCTTCCACAAGCTGGGCTTAACCGCATTAACGCCGGTAAAAGAACTGCTCGGAGACGATTTTTCATACGAAGAAATCAGACTGGTTCGAGCTAAAATGCAACAGTCAAAAATCGGCTAA
- a CDS encoding Uma2 family endonuclease yields the protein MKNWTEKMIMTVPKDGNKHELVNGEFTMVPAGFEHEVIGANVIFILKKFVSEHKSGVICGPDLGCWMKSENLRCPDVSFISKERLQKTDRLPTGFFKGSPDLAVEILSPSDTVEGIHEKIVEYFENDTKLAWVLNPEEQTVTVYHSPYPHKLLTNEDILEGEGVLEGFSTPVAALFEKSF from the coding sequence ATGAAAAACTGGACGGAAAAAATGATTATGACGGTGCCAAAAGACGGAAACAAGCATGAACTCGTCAATGGAGAATTTACTATGGTACCAGCTGGATTTGAACATGAGGTTATCGGGGCAAACGTTATTTTTATATTAAAGAAGTTTGTTTCCGAACATAAGTCGGGTGTGATATGCGGCCCTGATCTGGGCTGTTGGATGAAGTCTGAAAACCTTCGATGCCCCGATGTCTCCTTTATAAGCAAGGAACGATTACAAAAAACAGATCGGCTGCCAACAGGTTTTTTCAAAGGATCTCCTGACCTGGCTGTTGAAATACTTTCTCCGTCTGATACCGTGGAAGGTATCCACGAAAAAATTGTAGAATATTTCGAGAACGACACAAAGTTGGCGTGGGTACTCAACCCGGAAGAACAAACCGTTACGGTGTATCATTCTCCATATCCACACAAACTTCTCACAAACGAAGATATACTGGAAGGAGAAGGCGTCCTCGAAGGTTTCTCCACACCGGTGGCCGCTCTGTTTGAAAAGTCATTTTAG
- the fbp gene encoding class 1 fructose-bisphosphatase: MSNRKIVTVQRHIVEQEKEHPEATGTFTSLLWDLTIAAKIISREVNMAGLANILGLTGKKNVHGEAVKKLDIYSNEVIIHAMDHGGHLCAMASEENEEFIPIPNKHPKGNYVLMFDPLDGSSNIDANVSVGTIFSIYRKKTPGVEGALEDCLRKGMEQVAAGYIVYGSSTMLVYTTGHGVHGFTLDPGIGEFLLSHENIQIPSRGKTYSINEGNTNTWDENTRKYISYLKEKDAATGRPYSLRYIGSLVADFHRNLLYGGIFLYPKDYKDQAKPKAKLRLLYEAAPLAFIVEQAGGKASTGTERILDIEAKELHQKVPLIIGSKEDVEMYETFLQKS; this comes from the coding sequence ATGAGTAACAGAAAAATTGTTACCGTTCAGCGGCATATTGTGGAACAGGAGAAGGAACACCCGGAGGCAACCGGGACTTTCACGAGCCTTCTGTGGGATTTAACCATTGCGGCAAAGATTATTTCGCGAGAAGTAAACATGGCCGGCCTTGCCAATATTTTAGGCCTTACAGGGAAGAAGAACGTCCACGGGGAGGCGGTAAAAAAGCTGGATATCTATTCCAATGAAGTGATTATTCATGCGATGGACCATGGCGGGCATCTCTGTGCGATGGCATCAGAAGAAAATGAGGAATTTATCCCGATACCGAACAAGCATCCGAAGGGAAACTATGTCCTTATGTTTGACCCTCTTGACGGATCATCAAATATTGATGCAAATGTCAGTGTGGGAACCATATTTTCCATTTATCGAAAGAAGACGCCCGGAGTAGAAGGGGCACTTGAAGATTGCCTCAGAAAGGGGATGGAACAAGTTGCGGCAGGATATATCGTTTATGGCTCCAGCACTATGTTGGTATATACCACCGGACATGGCGTACATGGTTTCACCCTTGACCCCGGCATCGGAGAATTTCTTCTCTCCCATGAAAATATTCAGATCCCTTCCAGGGGAAAGACCTACAGTATCAATGAAGGAAATACAAACACCTGGGACGAAAATACACGAAAATATATTTCCTATCTGAAGGAAAAGGATGCCGCGACGGGACGACCCTACTCGTTGAGATACATCGGCTCACTGGTGGCAGACTTCCATCGAAACCTGCTTTATGGCGGCATCTTCCTGTACCCGAAAGATTACAAAGACCAGGCAAAGCCAAAGGCAAAACTAAGGCTATTATATGAGGCGGCGCCTCTTGCCTTCATTGTGGAGCAGGCAGGCGGCAAGGCATCCACAGGGACGGAACGCATTCTGGATATCGAAGCAAAAGAACTCCATCAAAAGGTCCCGCTCATCATCGGCAGCAAGGAAGATGTGGAAATGTATGAAACATTTCTCCAAAAATCATAA